One stretch of Chlamydia abortus DNA includes these proteins:
- a CDS encoding type III secretion chaperone Slc1, producing MSRQNAEENLKNFAKELKLPDVAFDQNNTCILFVDGEFSLHLTYEEHSDRLYVYAPLLDGLPDNTQRKLALYEKLLEGSMLGGQMAGGGVGVATKEQLVLMHCVLDMKYAETNLLKAFAQLFIETVVKWRTVCADICAGREPSVDTMPQMPQSGGGMQPPPTGIRA from the coding sequence ATGTCTAGGCAAAATGCTGAGGAAAATCTAAAAAATTTTGCTAAAGAACTAAAGCTACCTGACGTGGCTTTTGATCAGAATAATACGTGCATTTTGTTTGTTGACGGCGAATTTTCTCTTCACCTCACTTACGAAGAACATTCTGATCGTTTGTATGTGTACGCTCCCTTGTTAGACGGTTTGCCAGATAATACCCAAAGAAAGCTAGCTTTATATGAAAAGCTTTTAGAGGGATCTATGCTTGGCGGGCAAATGGCTGGTGGTGGCGTTGGCGTTGCTACTAAGGAACAGCTCGTGTTAATGCATTGTGTTTTAGATATGAAATATGCTGAAACCAATCTTTTGAAAGCGTTCGCCCAGTTGTTTATTGAAACTGTTGTCAAGTGGCGGACTGTTTGTGCTGATATCTGTGCGGGTAGAGAGCCTTCCGTAGATACTATGCCTCAAATGCCTCAATCTGGTGGCGGAATGCAGCCTCCTCCTACAGGAATTCGTGCGTAA
- a CDS encoding single-stranded DNA-binding protein, with amino-acid sequence MMFGYFVGYLGADPEERMTSKGKRVVVLRLGVKSRVGTKDETVWCKCNIWHNRYDKMLPYLKKGSGVIIAGDISVESYMSKDGTPQSSLVISVDTIKFSPFSRSETRSPATEENVSHVSYDNVSIGFEGESLDTEAIADKDMYAGYGQGQQYISEDVPF; translated from the coding sequence ATGATGTTTGGTTATTTCGTCGGTTATTTAGGAGCAGATCCTGAAGAAAGAATGACTTCAAAAGGTAAACGTGTAGTTGTGTTGCGTCTAGGTGTGAAATCTCGCGTAGGAACCAAAGATGAAACCGTGTGGTGCAAATGTAATATCTGGCATAACCGTTACGATAAAATGCTCCCTTATTTGAAAAAAGGATCAGGAGTCATTATTGCAGGGGATATTTCTGTAGAAAGTTACATGAGTAAGGATGGCACCCCTCAATCTTCTTTGGTCATTAGTGTCGATACAATTAAGTTTAGTCCTTTTAGTAGAAGCGAAACTCGCTCTCCAGCAACAGAGGAGAATGTATCTCATGTGTCTTATGACAATGTGTCTATAGGATTTGAGGGAGAGAGTTTGGATACTGAAGCTATAGCAGATAAAGATATGTATGCTGGTTATGGTCAAGGTCAGCAATATATATCTGAAGATGTGCCTTTTTAG
- a CDS encoding leucyl aminopeptidase produces the protein MVLFHSQASCSKRVKADAIVLPFWKVKSKPKCAASIAKEYESLYRVALDSFSGERGEVEFIYNSGQGKEKRLLILGLGKNEELTSQDVLEVYAKVTRTLRKAKCTTVNVVLPTISELRIPVEDFLTNLTSGILSLNYNYPKYTKEAKKTDPLLTKVTVLGIVPKIADRIFRKEESIFEGVYLTRDLVNGNADEVTPEKLANIAKGLAKQFPSVDAKVLNKDAILKEKMGLLAAVAKGSAVDPRFIVLSYQGKPKSKDHTVLIGKGVTFDSGGLDLKPGKAMLTMKEDMAGAATVLGILSGVAALELPVNVTALIPATENAIDAASYKMGDVYVGMSGLSVEIGSTDAEGRLILADAITYALKYCKPTRIIDFATLTGAMVVSLGEDVAGFFSNNDVLAQDLFEASAETSESLWRLPLVEKYDKALHSDIADMKNIGSNRAGAITAALFLKRFLEDQPVAWAHLDIAGTAYREKDEDAYPKYASGFGVRCLIYYIEKFLSK, from the coding sequence GTGGTTCTATTTCACTCTCAAGCATCTTGTAGTAAACGAGTTAAGGCTGACGCGATTGTTCTTCCTTTTTGGAAGGTTAAAAGTAAGCCTAAATGCGCAGCTTCCATTGCAAAGGAATATGAATCACTTTATCGCGTTGCCTTGGATAGCTTCTCTGGAGAAAGAGGGGAAGTCGAGTTTATCTATAATTCTGGACAAGGGAAGGAAAAGCGTCTTTTAATTTTAGGATTAGGGAAGAATGAGGAGCTAACTTCTCAGGATGTTTTAGAGGTTTATGCTAAGGTAACACGCACATTACGTAAGGCAAAATGTACAACAGTGAATGTGGTACTTCCTACAATTTCTGAGTTGCGTATTCCTGTGGAGGATTTCTTAACCAATCTGACTTCGGGAATCCTATCTTTGAACTATAATTACCCTAAGTATACGAAGGAAGCGAAAAAGACAGATCCTTTACTAACGAAAGTTACTGTATTGGGCATTGTACCTAAGATTGCCGATAGAATCTTTAGAAAAGAAGAGAGTATTTTTGAAGGCGTCTATCTGACACGAGATCTTGTGAATGGGAATGCCGATGAGGTCACTCCCGAAAAATTAGCAAATATTGCTAAAGGATTAGCTAAGCAATTCCCTAGTGTTGACGCTAAGGTTTTGAATAAGGATGCTATTCTTAAAGAGAAGATGGGCTTGTTGGCCGCTGTGGCTAAAGGTTCAGCTGTAGACCCTCGTTTTATTGTTTTAAGCTATCAAGGTAAGCCAAAATCTAAAGATCATACTGTACTTATAGGTAAAGGGGTAACTTTTGATTCTGGAGGCTTAGACCTGAAACCCGGCAAAGCCATGTTGACGATGAAGGAAGACATGGCAGGAGCCGCTACAGTATTGGGTATTCTTTCTGGGGTGGCTGCTCTTGAGCTTCCTGTAAATGTTACCGCTCTTATTCCTGCCACAGAGAACGCTATAGATGCTGCTTCTTATAAGATGGGGGATGTTTACGTCGGGATGTCAGGACTCTCCGTAGAGATTGGTAGCACGGATGCTGAGGGGCGTCTAATACTTGCTGATGCAATCACTTATGCTTTAAAATACTGCAAGCCTACGAGAATTATTGATTTTGCTACTTTAACAGGCGCTATGGTCGTTTCTTTAGGTGAGGATGTTGCTGGTTTCTTCTCAAATAATGATGTATTAGCTCAAGATCTTTTTGAAGCTTCTGCTGAAACTAGCGAATCTTTATGGCGCTTGCCGCTTGTTGAGAAATATGACAAAGCTTTGCATTCCGATATTGCTGATATGAAAAATATTGGTAGTAACCGTGCAGGGGCGATTACAGCGGCACTTTTCTTAAAACGTTTTCTTGAAGATCAACCGGTGGCGTGGGCTCATTTAGACATCGCAGGTACTGCGTATCGTGAAAAAGATGAAGATGCTTACCCAAAATATGCTTCTGGTTTTGGTGTTCGTTGTCTTATTTATTACATAGAAAAGTTCTTATCTAAGTAA
- a CDS encoding histone H1-like repetitive region-containing protein: MLGVQKKRSSKKTATKAVRKPARKATAKKTATRKPAVKKAVRKTAAKKATVRKTVSKMTVRKTVAKKATAKKTATRKPAARKTVRKTAAKTAATRKPAARKAVAKPAMSCHKHHKHTASCQRVCASSAKRRCGSKSRVRTAHGWRQQLMKLVSR, encoded by the coding sequence ATGTTAGGAGTACAAAAAAAACGTAGCAGCAAGAAAACAGCGACTAAAGCTGTTCGTAAACCTGCTAGGAAGGCTACTGCTAAGAAGACGGCGACGAGAAAGCCTGCAGTTAAAAAGGCAGTTCGCAAGACAGCTGCGAAAAAAGCTACTGTGCGTAAGACTGTTAGCAAAATGACAGTACGCAAGACTGTAGCGAAAAAAGCTACTGCTAAGAAGACGGCGACAAGAAAGCCTGCGGCGAGAAAGACGGTCCGTAAGACAGCTGCGAAAACAGCGGCTACTCGCAAGCCTGCCGCTAGAAAAGCCGTAGCAAAACCTGCTATGTCATGCCATAAGCATCACAAACACACAGCTTCTTGCCAACGTGTATGCGCTTCTTCAGCAAAAAGACGCTGTGGTTCTAAAAGCCGTGTTCGTACAGCTCATGGCTGGCGTCAACAATTAATGAAACTTGTTTCTCGATAG
- a CDS encoding DNA polymerase III subunit delta produces the protein MQDYTCFQDFSKFYKEKAPHLTVIGSNSEEDRRVCVELLVSGKAQEMDALGLTISDLSQWTESYGLFASREVVSIFQAEKLSSQTRDFLARYARNPHPHLTLILFTTKQSFFQSLRKELPSAVFLSLFGEWQSDAEKRMAILLSQKASLLGISCSLALASAFIKKFPQAEMHNLLGEFHKLLCCLGKKQVLEYNDIENFVVKQEQVSLWKLRDAVFQRNTSASQAMLQALLHEHGEEPLGLIAFLRGQCLYGLRSLEEAAGDRKHRFFVAYGKERLYQALSYLFYAESIIKNNAQDSIIAMETLLIRMTSI, from the coding sequence ATGCAAGATTACACTTGCTTCCAAGATTTTTCCAAATTTTACAAGGAAAAGGCTCCACACCTCACAGTCATTGGCTCAAATTCTGAAGAAGATCGGCGAGTGTGTGTAGAGTTGCTTGTTTCTGGGAAAGCTCAGGAAATGGATGCTTTGGGATTAACAATCAGCGACTTATCACAATGGACGGAGTCTTATGGTTTATTTGCCTCTAGAGAAGTCGTTTCTATTTTCCAAGCGGAGAAGCTCTCCTCGCAAACGCGTGATTTTCTAGCTCGCTATGCTAGAAATCCTCATCCTCATCTCACTTTAATATTATTCACGACGAAGCAGTCGTTTTTCCAGTCTTTGCGGAAGGAGCTCCCTTCTGCAGTGTTCTTATCGTTATTTGGTGAATGGCAGTCGGATGCGGAGAAACGTATGGCGATCCTCCTATCTCAAAAAGCTTCTCTGTTAGGGATTTCCTGTTCTTTAGCCTTGGCTTCAGCATTTATTAAGAAATTTCCTCAAGCGGAAATGCATAATCTTCTTGGGGAGTTTCATAAGTTGCTTTGCTGTTTAGGGAAAAAGCAAGTTCTAGAGTACAACGATATTGAAAACTTTGTTGTGAAACAAGAGCAGGTATCTCTATGGAAATTACGCGATGCTGTATTTCAAAGGAATACGTCTGCGAGTCAGGCAATGCTTCAAGCTTTGCTGCATGAACATGGCGAAGAACCTTTGGGATTAATAGCGTTTCTTCGTGGGCAGTGTTTGTACGGCTTGCGTAGTTTGGAAGAAGCCGCGGGGGATAGGAAACACCGCTTTTTTGTTGCCTATGGGAAAGAACGGCTCTATCAAGCCTTGAGTTATTTATTTTATGCTGAGAGTATAATTAAGAATAATGCTCAAGATTCTATAATTGCTATGGAAACTTTGCTGATTAGGATGACAAGTATATGA
- a CDS encoding SAM-dependent methyltransferase has protein sequence MTLYIFPNTLGNRRVDLLPAGIGEVIPKLHGLIAESDRGGRTFLNLWKVQETHKFPIAVLSKNARSVKAWDFYLEPIVKKQESWGLVSDSGLPCIADPGAGLVRRARALNLPIQAFSGPCSITLALMLSGLPGQNFTFLGYLPQNPRDRERCIRSSSGKQHTQICIETPYRNVHTFQALLEALPGHADLCVGIDLTGDQEFVSTRSVDMWLQSKDIDQVTQKITKTPAIFLFHTPR, from the coding sequence ATGACTTTATATATTTTCCCCAACACTTTAGGAAATCGACGCGTGGATCTTTTACCCGCGGGTATAGGTGAAGTTATACCTAAGCTCCACGGTTTAATTGCCGAGAGTGATCGTGGTGGTCGTACCTTCCTGAATTTATGGAAAGTTCAAGAAACCCATAAGTTTCCTATAGCAGTATTAAGTAAGAATGCACGGTCTGTAAAGGCTTGGGATTTTTACCTTGAGCCTATTGTAAAAAAACAAGAAAGCTGGGGATTAGTTTCTGATTCGGGGCTTCCTTGTATTGCCGATCCTGGAGCAGGACTGGTCCGTCGTGCTCGTGCTCTGAATTTACCTATTCAAGCATTTTCTGGTCCGTGTTCTATAACATTAGCGTTAATGTTATCCGGATTGCCGGGGCAAAACTTTACTTTTTTAGGTTATCTTCCGCAAAACCCTAGGGATAGAGAACGGTGTATAAGGAGTAGCTCCGGGAAACAACATACACAAATATGTATCGAAACACCCTACCGTAATGTCCATACATTTCAAGCATTATTAGAAGCTTTACCGGGTCATGCTGATCTATGCGTAGGCATAGACCTGACTGGTGATCAAGAGTTTGTTTCTACACGATCTGTAGATATGTGGTTGCAATCTAAGGATATCGATCAGGTAACTCAAAAAATTACAAAAACGCCTGCAATTTTTCTTTTCCATACTCCGAGATAA
- the hemW gene encoding radical SAM family heme chaperone HemW — MNGKSPLALYIHFPFCSKKCHYCSFYTIPYNPESVSLYCNAILQEGLQKLSTIEDTHFVDTVFLGGGTPSLIPPHYLHNIIQTLAPHAQEITLEANPEDLSEFYLRELLLTAVNRISIGAQTFHDPLLKALGRIHSSAASIDAVHRCYEHGYNNISLDLIYGLPTQSLADFITDLHQALTLPIAHISLYNLTLDPHTSFYKHRRILAPSIADDDILAAMSLSAEELLTSRGFSRYELASYAKSQAQSKHNLYYWTDQPFLGLGVSASQYIHKVRSKNLSRISQYLRAVRKNLPVHESTESLPENERIKEALALRLRLTQGARWKDFPAPLMESLASLPLIKELFGHNNEFLFLNKQGRLFHDTIAEEIMNISF, encoded by the coding sequence ATGAATGGTAAATCGCCTTTAGCCCTGTATATCCATTTTCCTTTCTGTTCAAAGAAATGCCATTACTGTAGCTTTTATACGATTCCCTACAATCCTGAATCGGTAAGTCTGTATTGTAATGCTATTCTTCAAGAAGGTTTGCAAAAACTGTCGACAATTGAGGACACGCATTTCGTCGATACTGTATTTCTTGGTGGAGGAACACCCTCATTAATTCCTCCACACTATCTCCACAACATAATTCAAACACTCGCTCCCCACGCTCAAGAAATCACCCTAGAGGCTAATCCCGAAGACCTTTCTGAATTTTATTTAAGAGAACTGCTTCTTACTGCTGTGAATAGGATTAGCATTGGAGCACAAACTTTTCATGATCCCCTTCTTAAAGCCTTAGGCAGAATCCACTCCTCAGCAGCATCTATAGACGCCGTACACCGCTGTTATGAACATGGATATAACAACATCTCCTTAGATCTGATTTATGGTCTGCCCACACAATCGCTAGCAGATTTTATCACAGACCTTCATCAAGCTCTGACTCTTCCAATTGCGCATATCTCTCTTTATAATCTCACCCTAGATCCCCACACATCTTTTTATAAGCACCGTCGTATTCTAGCTCCTTCTATTGCTGATGATGATATACTCGCTGCTATGAGCCTATCTGCTGAAGAGCTCCTGACCTCACGTGGATTTTCTCGTTATGAACTCGCCTCTTATGCCAAATCTCAAGCGCAATCCAAACACAATCTTTATTATTGGACAGATCAACCATTCCTAGGCTTAGGAGTTTCTGCCTCACAATATATTCATAAGGTGCGGTCAAAAAATCTCTCAAGAATCTCTCAGTATCTACGTGCAGTACGTAAAAATCTTCCTGTGCATGAATCTACAGAGAGCTTACCAGAAAACGAACGTATCAAAGAAGCTCTAGCTCTAAGATTACGTCTTACCCAAGGAGCGAGATGGAAAGATTTCCCTGCTCCATTAATGGAGTCTCTTGCCTCCCTTCCTCTCATTAAAGAACTCTTCGGTCACAATAACGAATTTTTATTCTTAAATAAACAAGGTCGTTTATTTCATGATACAATTGCTGAAGAAATCATGAATATCTCTTTTTAA